One genomic segment of Novisyntrophococcus fermenticellae includes these proteins:
- a CDS encoding oxidoreductase: MFENLLQTGSIGNVTLRNRMIMPAMGSGHVTMDGHVTDDLIEYFAARAKGGFGLVITEYTFVDPAGQANPGQLAIYSDDFIPGCRRLTDRVHAEGGKIFMQLHHAGRETMEQTTGMQPVAPTTIPCPMLGSSPRELTTEEVYELIEKFGDGAVRAQKAGFDGVELHGAHGYMIAQFLSSYSNKRTDEFGGDLTGRARFAVEIIKNIKKKCGSEFPVCVRISGEELVDGGRQIAETKALAKLLERAGADALHISLGVYAVMPYLVPPSNVPVGFITKFAEAVKKSVKIPVITVGRINDPVLADSLIEDGIADFVSLGRGSIADAEFPRKVQENRTDEISPCVGCMTRCNGTPGVLPGDYGVSCAFNPFSGHEGSLKIEKTETPKNVVIVGAGVGGLETAWVAAARGHHVTVLEKAPKAGGQVLPGCVPPNKTELARAVKYYLTMCKKYGVEIRYNTEATEEIVLAFRPDTVILATGAVPVLPKIPNEGIRLTQANDILTGKAQMGYNNLIVGGGMVGLETAEYLRSENRGATVVEMMEKAGADMHASIAFFVFKSLKENGVEIKTDTKVERFTTDGAVCSGKDGEMRLSGFDNVILAIGSKAYNPLEESLKDKVQDLHVIGDAVQARRIAAAVEEGARVALAI; this comes from the coding sequence ATGTTTGAAAACTTATTACAAACAGGAAGTATTGGGAATGTTACACTGAGGAACCGGATGATTATGCCCGCAATGGGGAGCGGACATGTCACTATGGACGGGCATGTTACAGATGATCTTATTGAATATTTTGCTGCGCGGGCGAAGGGTGGATTCGGCCTTGTAATTACCGAGTATACCTTTGTGGATCCTGCCGGACAGGCGAATCCGGGACAGCTCGCTATTTATTCTGATGATTTCATCCCGGGCTGCAGGCGCCTCACGGATCGGGTTCATGCAGAAGGCGGCAAGATTTTTATGCAGCTTCATCATGCAGGACGTGAAACGATGGAACAGACAACAGGGATGCAGCCGGTAGCGCCCACCACTATCCCATGTCCGATGCTGGGGAGCAGTCCCCGTGAGCTGACTACAGAGGAAGTTTATGAGTTGATTGAAAAATTCGGTGACGGAGCAGTCCGTGCACAGAAGGCCGGATTTGACGGTGTGGAATTGCATGGGGCACATGGATACATGATTGCTCAGTTCCTGTCTTCTTATTCCAATAAGCGGACAGATGAATTTGGAGGTGATTTAACCGGACGTGCTCGTTTTGCTGTAGAAATCATAAAAAATATCAAGAAAAAATGTGGCAGTGAATTCCCCGTCTGTGTACGTATCAGCGGTGAAGAGTTGGTAGACGGAGGACGTCAGATTGCTGAGACAAAGGCTCTGGCAAAACTGCTGGAGAGAGCCGGCGCCGATGCCCTGCATATTTCTCTCGGTGTTTATGCCGTAATGCCTTACCTGGTTCCGCCCAGCAATGTACCTGTAGGGTTTATCACCAAATTTGCAGAGGCGGTTAAGAAATCGGTTAAAATCCCGGTAATTACAGTGGGACGCATCAATGATCCGGTACTTGCAGACTCACTCATAGAAGATGGAATTGCAGATTTTGTCTCGCTTGGCAGAGGTTCGATTGCGGATGCAGAATTCCCGCGAAAGGTGCAGGAAAACCGGACAGACGAGATTTCCCCCTGTGTTGGATGTATGACCAGGTGTAACGGAACTCCCGGAGTTTTGCCGGGGGATTACGGTGTTTCGTGTGCATTCAATCCGTTTTCAGGACATGAGGGCAGCCTGAAGATTGAGAAAACAGAAACACCTAAAAACGTTGTGATTGTAGGTGCAGGTGTGGGCGGCTTGGAAACCGCATGGGTTGCAGCGGCCAGAGGACATCACGTAACAGTTCTTGAAAAGGCTCCGAAAGCCGGCGGTCAGGTTCTTCCCGGCTGCGTGCCTCCGAACAAGACGGAGCTTGCAAGGGCTGTCAAGTATTATCTGACTATGTGCAAAAAGTATGGGGTCGAGATACGATATAATACGGAGGCAACGGAAGAGATCGTTCTTGCGTTCAGACCGGATACAGTAATTCTGGCTACCGGAGCAGTGCCTGTCTTACCGAAGATTCCAAATGAAGGAATCCGCCTGACGCAGGCAAATGATATTTTGACGGGGAAGGCTCAGATGGGATATAATAATCTCATTGTCGGCGGCGGAATGGTTGGATTGGAAACCGCAGAATATTTGCGGTCAGAGAACCGCGGAGCTACAGTTGTGGAAATGATGGAAAAAGCAGGTGCGGATATGCATGCAAGTATCGCATTCTTTGTATTTAAGTCACTTAAAGAAAATGGAGTTGAAATTAAGACAGATACAAAGGTAGAACGATTTACGACGGATGGTGCGGTCTGTTCAGGAAAAGACGGAGAGATGCGGCTTTCCGGTTTTGACAATGTGATTCTGGCTATAGGTTCCAAAGCCTATAATCCGTTGGAAGAGAGTTTGAAAGACAAGGTACAGGATTTACATGTGATTGGTGATGCAGTTCAGGCACGAAGGATTGCAGCGGCTGTAGAAGAAGGAGCACGGGTGGCACTTGCTATCTGA
- a CDS encoding DUF5054 domain-containing protein → MLDYWKIKKVHVVFMTHFDMGFTDFAGDVLENYMEDYIPKAVQLAEEMNHDGEKRFIWTIGAFLIANYLKVADEEAQKKLCDAIERGDICWHGLAFTTHTELMDQELLDFDLSYSDALDQRFGKQTIASKLTDVPGHTRAIIGSMAAHGKKYLHIGVNPSSMNPEVPESFLWKSKGEELAVQYSPVYGSACYAEGMEEVLEFVFLGDNQGLPTQSEIAESLAHLKKRYPNARVCASTLDAYAEQLWNHKDTLPVIREEIGDTWIHGIASDPLKVRKLKQLMRLRSKWIKEGRLPADGEEYVTFMENLLFVCEHTWALDYKKHLFDFKNWAKEDFQQARVFDEVTEELFTQRNTALKRLVCEEKNTSHLTGSYKAYEYSYEEQRQYLEKAVQALPMELQKEAEAAYGFVEEKKSFRLRSGEKHHPYEIIEVNDWKVSFDGSGAMVYLEREGKNWIKTGCFGRFSYETYSALDTIEEFYQYNHTFKENMPWAEADFGKPGLETVETLEHKNYVFGVKQIRKYQNIMELELAGNLHAASGYGCPRQACIRYTFGEEILCELIWSRKDANKMPEALWFDVSLEVENPSLWEMCVMGETILPMDVVRGGNRRQHCVEKMSFDGADGSIEILNLDSPLVSMGGRRLYGGCRELPDMEKGFSYCLFNNKWGTNFPMWCEDDGYFRYSLKIRNK, encoded by the coding sequence ATGTTGGATTATTGGAAAATCAAAAAAGTTCATGTGGTATTCATGACTCATTTTGATATGGGATTCACGGATTTTGCAGGAGATGTACTAGAAAATTATATGGAGGATTACATCCCAAAGGCAGTGCAGTTGGCTGAAGAAATGAATCATGACGGAGAGAAAAGGTTTATATGGACCATAGGAGCTTTCCTGATTGCCAATTATTTGAAGGTTGCAGACGAAGAGGCACAGAAGAAATTATGTGATGCCATTGAAAGAGGGGACATATGCTGGCATGGTCTTGCATTTACCACGCATACAGAGCTAATGGACCAGGAGCTGCTGGATTTTGATTTAAGCTATTCGGACGCTTTGGATCAGAGGTTTGGAAAACAGACCATAGCATCAAAACTGACAGATGTCCCCGGCCATACCAGAGCAATCATTGGGAGTATGGCAGCCCATGGTAAGAAGTATCTTCATATAGGAGTGAATCCGTCTTCGATGAACCCGGAGGTGCCTGAAAGCTTCCTCTGGAAATCAAAAGGAGAGGAGCTGGCAGTACAGTACTCTCCCGTCTATGGTTCCGCCTGCTATGCAGAAGGGATGGAAGAGGTTCTGGAATTTGTTTTCCTGGGAGATAATCAGGGCCTGCCTACGCAGAGTGAGATTGCAGAAAGCCTGGCGCATCTAAAGAAACGCTATCCCAATGCCAGGGTGTGTGCTTCGACCCTGGATGCTTACGCAGAGCAGTTATGGAATCATAAAGACACGCTTCCTGTTATTCGGGAGGAAATCGGAGATACATGGATTCACGGCATTGCCTCTGACCCTTTAAAAGTCAGAAAATTAAAACAACTGATGAGGCTTAGGAGCAAATGGATAAAAGAGGGAAGGCTGCCTGCCGACGGGGAGGAATACGTTACATTTATGGAAAATCTTCTGTTTGTCTGCGAACATACCTGGGCTTTGGATTACAAAAAACATCTGTTTGATTTTAAAAACTGGGCGAAAGAAGACTTTCAGCAGGCAAGGGTCTTTGATGAGGTAACAGAGGAACTGTTTACACAAAGAAATACTGCGTTGAAACGGCTGGTATGTGAGGAAAAAAATACTTCGCATCTGACAGGCAGTTATAAGGCTTATGAATACTCTTATGAAGAGCAGCGCCAATATCTTGAGAAAGCTGTCCAGGCATTACCGATGGAATTACAAAAAGAAGCCGAGGCGGCCTATGGATTTGTTGAAGAGAAAAAATCCTTTCGGCTGCGTTCGGGAGAGAAGCATCATCCTTATGAAATTATAGAGGTGAATGACTGGAAGGTATCTTTCGATGGCAGCGGAGCCATGGTTTATCTCGAAAGGGAAGGAAAGAACTGGATTAAGACAGGCTGTTTTGGGAGATTTTCTTATGAAACCTACAGCGCCCTTGATACGATTGAGGAATTCTATCAGTATAATCATACGTTTAAAGAAAATATGCCCTGGGCTGAGGCAGATTTTGGAAAGCCCGGATTGGAAACGGTGGAAACTCTGGAACATAAAAATTATGTCTTTGGAGTAAAACAGATCAGAAAGTATCAAAATATCATGGAACTGGAACTGGCAGGAAATCTTCATGCAGCCTCCGGGTACGGTTGTCCGCGGCAGGCGTGTATCCGCTATACTTTCGGGGAGGAAATTCTGTGCGAGTTAATCTGGAGCAGGAAGGATGCCAATAAGATGCCGGAGGCTCTTTGGTTTGATGTCAGTCTGGAGGTGGAAAACCCCTCTTTGTGGGAAATGTGCGTTATGGGTGAAACAATTTTGCCCATGGATGTCGTGCGGGGAGGGAACCGCCGCCAGCATTGCGTGGAGAAAATGAGCTTTGACGGAGCAGATGGAAGCATAGAGATTCTGAATCTGGATTCTCCCCTGGTAAGTATGGGAGGAAGGCGTCTGTACGGCGGATGCCGGGAACTTCCTGATATGGAGAAAGGTTTTTCTTATTGTCTGTTTAATAACAAGTGGGGAACGAATTTTCCGATGTGGTGTGAAGATGACGGGTATTTCCGGTATTCTCTAAAGATAAGAAATAAGTAA
- a CDS encoding carbohydrate ABC transporter permease, with protein MKGELNKNKVTGVWRILFLVLTVIIFVITFLPMWNVIVVSTSTALDSSQSGIKLWWNQFSMEGFDYVFRVTKMARPFLNSFLVTTIGTVIQVILSALAGYVLIQKDLPFKGLITSFIMTTMMIPGDLTLISVYQLNKQLSLLNSYQGLILNGLVSGFSIMMMRNYFNTVPYSLAESARMDAAGELKIFSSIYMPISLPGLGTVFFMEYVGKWNSIMLPATLITDESKYTLPLMLKQMILSTGSTSGTAVAPDNAIMATIVISTVPLLLIYIFAQKFLMEGLNMGAVKE; from the coding sequence ATGAAAGGTGAATTAAATAAAAACAAAGTGACCGGAGTTTGGAGGATACTGTTTCTGGTTTTGACTGTCATTATATTTGTTATCACGTTTCTCCCTATGTGGAACGTGATTGTGGTATCTACCTCAACAGCGCTTGATTCCAGCCAGAGTGGAATCAAGCTTTGGTGGAACCAGTTCAGCATGGAAGGGTTTGATTATGTATTCCGGGTTACGAAAATGGCGAGGCCATTTTTAAATTCGTTTTTGGTTACTACGATTGGAACAGTGATTCAGGTAATTCTCTCTGCATTGGCAGGCTACGTGCTGATTCAAAAGGATCTTCCTTTTAAAGGGCTGATTACATCCTTTATCATGACCACCATGATGATACCAGGGGATTTGACCTTAATTTCTGTTTATCAGTTAAATAAACAGTTATCATTGCTTAATTCATATCAGGGGCTGATTCTGAATGGTCTTGTATCGGGGTTCAGCATTATGATGATGAGAAATTACTTTAACACGGTTCCTTATTCTCTTGCAGAGTCTGCCAGAATGGATGCGGCGGGAGAATTGAAAATATTCAGCAGCATCTATATGCCTATATCCCTCCCGGGACTGGGTACGGTGTTTTTTATGGAATATGTGGGCAAATGGAACAGTATTATGCTTCCTGCAACTCTGATAACAGATGAGAGTAAATATACGCTGCCGCTTATGCTCAAGCAGATGATTCTGTCTACAGGTTCGACTTCCGGTACGGCGGTAGCACCGGATAATGCAATTATGGCGACGATTGTGATTTCTACAGTACCATTGCTGCTTATCTATATATTTGCGCAGAAGTTTTTGATGGAAGGCCTTAATATGGGCGCGGTGAAAGAGTGA
- a CDS encoding beta-galactosidase has translation MRKKQNYQWDELSLGTCYYPEHWDKKLWAEDLNRMLSNGIGTIRIGEFAWSKVEPREGEFTYEFFDDFLRVVSETKMKVIFGTPTATPPAWLTEKYPEVLNCRMDGVKYRHGMRRHYNYNSPVYQKLCCRIVEKTAEHYAGHPNLIGWQIDNEINCETAEFYSESDTLAFRDFLKETYKTLENLNQAWGAVFWNQEYTEWEQVYVPRTTIHDSTNPHQTLDYIRFVSESAIRFCRMQSDILRKHIKPGDFITTNGMFGNLDNHRMTDEALDVYTYDSYPNFAYCLSENPKNPENLNDRRWSEHLTEVRSICPHFGIMEQQSGANGWNTRMEAPAPKPGQMMLWAMQSIAHGADYVSFFRWRTCTFGTEIYWHGILDYDNRDNRKLAEVHKLYDRTRALKEMTGAEYKAAFAVVRDYSNVWDSQVDVWHQRLIWSSEEAIFKASQLSHTPMDYMYLLEETEPEELQKYPVLIYPHGLILSDRKAGLLKAYVENGGTLILGARTGQKDENGRCVMQPMPGLLASAAGGNVQEFTFIGPADDAVHMDWDGSSMDTGIFNDILEASGRETKVLARYSSNYYEGRPALLENPCGKGRILHFGGTFTEDNMKAFLKYTEVISPWEDIIEAPETCEICVREKGGVDYVIVLNYSGKTQKVVIKEPAEDMDTQEKVQGYVLLKPYETKVYKVIAD, from the coding sequence ATGAGAAAAAAGCAAAACTATCAGTGGGATGAACTCTCACTTGGAACATGTTATTATCCGGAGCATTGGGACAAAAAGTTATGGGCAGAGGATTTGAATAGAATGCTCTCAAACGGTATCGGCACGATTCGTATCGGAGAGTTTGCCTGGAGTAAGGTAGAGCCCCGGGAGGGGGAATTTACCTATGAATTTTTTGACGATTTTCTTCGGGTTGTATCTGAAACAAAGATGAAAGTCATATTTGGAACCCCTACTGCTACACCGCCCGCATGGCTTACCGAAAAGTATCCGGAGGTGCTCAACTGCAGAATGGATGGGGTGAAATACCGCCATGGAATGCGGAGACATTACAATTATAATTCGCCTGTGTATCAGAAGCTTTGCTGTAGAATTGTGGAAAAAACAGCCGAACATTATGCCGGACATCCCAATCTTATAGGTTGGCAAATCGACAATGAAATTAACTGCGAGACGGCAGAATTCTATTCTGAAAGCGATACATTGGCTTTCCGGGATTTTTTGAAGGAAACATACAAAACACTGGAAAATTTAAATCAGGCCTGGGGTGCAGTTTTTTGGAATCAGGAATATACAGAATGGGAACAGGTATATGTACCCAGAACCACCATACATGATTCCACCAATCCCCATCAAACACTTGATTATATACGCTTTGTTTCGGAGAGTGCAATCCGCTTCTGCAGGATGCAGAGTGATATTTTAAGAAAACACATAAAACCCGGAGATTTCATTACGACAAATGGTATGTTCGGAAACCTTGACAACCACCGGATGACAGATGAGGCCCTGGATGTATATACCTATGATTCCTATCCGAATTTTGCTTATTGTCTGTCTGAAAATCCTAAAAATCCAGAGAATCTGAATGACAGAAGATGGAGCGAGCATCTTACAGAGGTACGCTCCATATGCCCTCATTTTGGAATTATGGAGCAGCAGTCCGGCGCCAACGGATGGAATACCAGGATGGAAGCCCCTGCCCCGAAGCCGGGACAGATGATGCTCTGGGCGATGCAGAGTATTGCACATGGTGCAGACTATGTAAGCTTTTTTCGCTGGAGAACCTGCACCTTTGGAACTGAGATATACTGGCATGGAATTCTGGATTATGACAACAGAGATAACCGGAAGCTGGCCGAGGTGCATAAGCTCTATGACAGAACCCGTGCATTGAAAGAGATGACAGGAGCAGAGTATAAGGCAGCATTTGCAGTGGTAAGGGATTACAGCAATGTATGGGATTCACAGGTGGATGTATGGCATCAGAGATTGATATGGAGCAGTGAAGAAGCGATTTTCAAAGCGTCCCAGTTAAGTCATACCCCGATGGATTATATGTATCTGCTCGAGGAGACAGAACCGGAAGAACTGCAGAAATATCCGGTTCTGATTTACCCCCATGGACTGATTCTGTCAGATAGAAAAGCAGGACTTTTGAAAGCATATGTGGAAAATGGAGGGACTCTTATTCTCGGAGCCCGTACGGGTCAGAAGGATGAGAATGGAAGATGTGTGATGCAGCCAATGCCGGGATTACTGGCCTCTGCTGCCGGAGGTAATGTACAGGAATTTACATTTATAGGACCCGCAGATGACGCCGTGCACATGGACTGGGATGGCAGCAGCATGGACACAGGTATATTTAACGATATCCTGGAAGCCTCAGGGAGAGAGACAAAGGTACTTGCAAGATATAGCTCCAACTATTACGAAGGCAGACCGGCACTTCTGGAAAACCCTTGTGGAAAAGGAAGAATTCTGCATTTCGGAGGTACCTTTACGGAGGATAATATGAAAGCGTTTCTGAAATATACAGAGGTCATAAGCCCTTGGGAAGACATAATTGAAGCACCGGAGACATGTGAGATTTGTGTAAGAGAAAAGGGTGGGGTGGATTACGTGATTGTTCTGAACTATTCCGGGAAGACACAAAAGGTTGTCATAAAGGAACCGGCGGAAGATATGGATACGCAGGAGAAGGTACAGGGGTACGTGCTGCTAAAGCCATATGAAACAAAAGTTTACAAGGTGATTGCAGACTAG
- a CDS encoding CehA/McbA family metallohydrolase encodes MEYKDITFQRFVTKEEEGMYLTVPFFLDVDASRMEISYEYDKSISILDFGLNDADGEFIGWSGSNRSSIKISERACSEGFFPVPLKQGEWQVLLGAYKVPQGGVTVTYRVRAAIKELKLLKGDIHMHSRGSDGNMTTGELAFLAEKEGLDYIFITDHNNYAHNYELRSTEHVTLIPGVEWTNYRGHAGMLGIKRPFQDFMANSQEKAKEILAKARDAGALVVLNHPFCLDCGWRWGMDSMEYDLVEVWNGGLSIERNQKCLEWWDLQLKAGRRIPVTGGSDFHIIREGSMPGLPCTCVYAMSNSAADILDALKRGRSFLSISPQGPVMEMESSRYLPGDEIEAESSVVFQFSNLKKDDTIHLIWDDGEEEIICEENTMKVVRCIPDKKYYRAEVRRQLWAGTQRVPVLISNPFYTRGE; translated from the coding sequence GTGGAATATAAAGATATTACATTTCAGCGTTTTGTAACAAAAGAAGAGGAAGGTATGTATCTTACCGTACCGTTTTTCCTGGATGTAGATGCTTCCCGGATGGAGATTTCTTACGAATATGATAAATCAATCAGTATCCTTGATTTCGGATTAAATGATGCAGATGGGGAGTTTATCGGATGGTCAGGCTCAAACCGAAGCAGTATTAAAATATCGGAGAGAGCATGCTCAGAAGGTTTTTTCCCGGTTCCATTAAAACAAGGAGAATGGCAAGTGCTTTTGGGCGCATATAAAGTGCCGCAGGGGGGAGTGACGGTAACTTACAGAGTAAGAGCTGCAATAAAGGAACTGAAGCTTCTGAAAGGAGATATCCATATGCATTCCCGCGGCTCTGACGGCAATATGACCACCGGTGAGCTGGCATTTCTGGCAGAAAAAGAGGGGCTTGATTATATCTTCATTACAGATCATAACAATTATGCGCATAATTATGAGCTTCGCTCTACAGAGCACGTCACCCTGATTCCGGGGGTAGAGTGGACCAACTACCGGGGACATGCCGGAATGCTCGGGATCAAAAGACCATTTCAGGATTTTATGGCCAACTCGCAGGAAAAGGCGAAAGAAATTCTTGCAAAGGCGAGAGACGCAGGTGCGTTAGTCGTTTTGAACCATCCGTTTTGTCTGGACTGCGGCTGGAGATGGGGCATGGATTCCATGGAATATGATCTGGTTGAAGTCTGGAACGGAGGACTGTCAATAGAAAGAAATCAAAAGTGTCTGGAATGGTGGGATTTGCAGCTAAAGGCAGGAAGAAGGATACCGGTGACAGGTGGCAGTGACTTCCATATCATTCGGGAAGGGAGTATGCCGGGCTTACCCTGTACCTGTGTATATGCGATGTCAAACTCCGCGGCCGATATCCTGGATGCACTGAAAAGAGGACGAAGCTTCCTTAGCATTTCACCGCAGGGACCTGTGATGGAGATGGAAAGCAGCAGATATTTACCCGGTGATGAAATAGAGGCAGAAAGCAGCGTTGTGTTTCAGTTCTCAAATCTGAAAAAGGATGACACCATACATTTGATCTGGGATGATGGTGAGGAAGAAATCATCTGTGAAGAGAACACGATGAAAGTTGTCCGGTGTATTCCGGATAAAAAGTATTATAGAGCAGAGGTTAGAAGGCAGTTGTGGGCAGGGACTCAGAGGGTGCCTGTTTTGATATCAAATCCTTTCTATACAAGAGGAGAATAG
- a CDS encoding glycerophosphodiester phosphodiesterase, translating into MKTKIWAHRGASEYAPENTLEAFELAVRQGADGVELDVQLSKDGELVVIHDETLNRVSNHKGYVAEYTLKKLKTFHVNKHFPQYGKTIIPTLEEVYQLLKPTNLTINVELKTSNNFYPGIEEKVIALADKLGMSDRLLYSSFNHYSLLRLKKISSNVKTGILISDIIVDAPDYAANLGIDAIHPRLNILQIPDFVKSSKEKGIEVNPWTVNDETQMRILAEQGINAMITNKPDVCRKIVEKRKLE; encoded by the coding sequence ATGAAAACAAAAATCTGGGCACATCGGGGCGCGTCGGAGTATGCACCGGAAAATACATTGGAAGCTTTTGAGCTGGCGGTCAGGCAAGGTGCAGACGGGGTAGAACTGGATGTACAGCTGTCCAAAGACGGAGAACTTGTTGTGATTCATGATGAAACGCTCAACCGTGTAAGCAATCATAAGGGCTATGTGGCGGAGTATACATTAAAGAAGCTCAAGACGTTTCATGTAAACAAACATTTTCCACAGTATGGGAAAACCATAATTCCCACATTGGAGGAGGTGTATCAATTGCTTAAACCTACAAACTTAACCATTAATGTAGAACTGAAAACTTCCAATAACTTTTATCCCGGAATTGAGGAAAAGGTGATTGCATTGGCTGATAAGCTTGGAATGTCAGACCGCCTGCTCTATTCTTCCTTTAATCATTATTCACTGCTGCGGCTTAAAAAGATTTCAAGTAATGTAAAGACAGGGATATTGATTTCTGATATAATCGTAGATGCACCTGACTATGCTGCAAATCTGGGAATAGATGCAATACACCCTCGTCTTAACATTCTGCAGATACCGGATTTCGTAAAATCCAGCAAAGAAAAGGGAATTGAAGTAAACCCCTGGACGGTGAATGATGAGACCCAGATGAGAATATTGGCAGAGCAGGGAATCAATGCAATGATTACGAACAAACCGGATGTGTGCAGGAAAATAGTTGAAAAAAGAAAATTGGAGTGA
- a CDS encoding PadR family transcriptional regulator — MYYDICILSCLMKKPMYGYEIGKILKETFSSCTRISNNTIYPILKKFQKLGYITKKQQTQEGRPDKFVYEITESGRKGFIQGLNSVTGSLASNRDEFFVRLSFFHLMTPDVRKKMLEDRMAFIRESLDNVKIREDGEGIYSQRSKEGKVFLLSLYSLETETIEKFQLRIDEPCLAPKEYL, encoded by the coding sequence ATGTACTATGATATCTGCATTCTAAGCTGTCTTATGAAAAAACCAATGTATGGGTATGAAATCGGAAAGATTCTGAAAGAGACTTTTTCCTCCTGTACCCGTATCAGCAACAATACGATCTACCCGATTTTAAAAAAGTTTCAGAAGCTGGGATATATAACCAAAAAACAACAAACCCAGGAAGGAAGACCTGATAAATTTGTTTACGAAATAACGGAATCAGGGAGGAAGGGCTTTATTCAGGGACTTAATTCCGTGACGGGCTCCTTAGCTTCTAACCGAGATGAGTTTTTTGTGAGGCTGTCTTTTTTTCATCTGATGACTCCGGATGTACGAAAAAAGATGCTCGAAGACCGAATGGCATTTATAAGGGAATCCCTGGACAATGTGAAAATTCGGGAGGATGGAGAAGGTATATATAGTCAGCGTTCAAAAGAGGGAAAAGTGTTTCTTTTATCGCTTTATAGTCTTGAAACGGAGACGATTGAGAAGTTTCAACTTAGAATTGACGAGCCATGTCTGGCTCCGAAAGAATACTTATAG
- a CDS encoding sensor histidine kinase produces the protein MDALYASYVVSVSVISKQGIEFSVKKVETGGTQFAFTEDEIYETNGSSLWGLVGDKNRICVAKAILDLKTMKPVGYMNIVYENSYFSDIVADNSTEYSSASYIVDKSGRVTVTNNPKYLGTEFPVDIELLKNSNKSRYDMLSSTQAFYYVGNQMPNDWILVQTVSVREFYKNLNRQIVLSAVLVVIVLAVSLLFVKMATSRIAKPTRELMESMKHLGKDNRYPRVKVISQDEIGMIGTEYNKMAEHIETLIEQVYKMELTRKQAELEFLQMQINPHFLYNALDTISWMAIEKGDTDISEITIALAELLRATIKKERFIPLREEMKTVRDYLLIQEERFGDKISVVYDVEQESCGYQVPNFILQPLIENAIIHGLEPKIGKGSLTITIKREKEKLLFCVQDDGVGMTPEEIDILYRQCEENDTKQFIGLKNVYRRLLLCYGEESRLVIESKENKGTKIQFLIPLQNH, from the coding sequence GTGGATGCACTGTATGCCTCCTATGTGGTTTCCGTCAGTGTCATTTCAAAGCAGGGCATTGAGTTTTCAGTAAAAAAAGTTGAGACAGGGGGAACCCAGTTTGCCTTTACGGAGGACGAAATTTATGAGACCAATGGTTCCAGTCTCTGGGGTCTTGTGGGAGATAAAAACAGAATCTGCGTGGCAAAGGCTATCCTGGATTTGAAAACTATGAAGCCTGTCGGTTATATGAATATCGTGTATGAGAACTCCTACTTTTCTGATATTGTGGCAGATAATTCTACGGAGTATTCAAGCGCATCTTATATCGTGGATAAAAGCGGCAGGGTTACAGTGACGAATAATCCCAAATACCTGGGAACAGAGTTTCCTGTGGATATAGAACTCCTGAAGAATTCGAACAAATCCCGGTATGATATGCTCAGCAGCACACAGGCGTTTTACTATGTAGGGAATCAGATGCCAAATGACTGGATCTTGGTTCAGACGGTGTCGGTGAGAGAATTCTATAAAAACCTGAACAGGCAGATTGTTCTTTCTGCAGTTCTGGTTGTTATAGTTCTGGCAGTCAGTCTCCTGTTTGTAAAGATGGCTACATCCAGGATTGCCAAGCCTACAAGAGAGCTGATGGAGAGCATGAAGCACCTGGGAAAAGACAACCGCTACCCAAGAGTGAAGGTGATTTCTCAGGACGAAATCGGAATGATTGGTACAGAGTACAATAAGATGGCAGAGCATATTGAAACGCTTATTGAGCAGGTATATAAGATGGAACTAACGCGTAAGCAGGCGGAACTGGAGTTTCTGCAGATGCAGATCAATCCTCATTTTCTGTATAATGCGCTGGATACCATCAGCTGGATGGCGATTGAAAAAGGGGATACGGATATTTCGGAGATAACAATTGCACTTGCGGAATTGCTCCGGGCAACGATTAAAAAAGAGCGCTTTATTCCTCTTCGTGAGGAAATGAAGACAGTAAGGGATTATCTGTTGATTCAGGAAGAACGTTTTGGAGATAAGATTTCTGTTGTGTATGATGTGGAACAGGAAAGCTGTGGATATCAGGTTCCTAATTTTATCCTTCAGCCACTGATTGAGAATGCAATCATACATGGACTGGAGCCCAAAATAGGAAAGGGAAGCCTTACCATAACAATAAAAAGAGAGAAAGAGAAGCTGCTCTTTTGCGTTCAGGATGATGGTGTCGGCATGACACCGGAAGAAATTGATATCCTTTACAGACAGTGTGAAGAAAATGATACAAAACAGTTTATAGGCTTAAAGAACGTATATAGAAGACTTTTATTATGCTATGGTGAAGAAAGCAGGCTGGTTATAGAAAGTAAAGAGAACAAAGGAACGAAAATCCAGTTTCTCATTCCCCTGCAAAATCACTGA